From the genome of Candidatus Babeliales bacterium, one region includes:
- a CDS encoding TIGR00730 family Rossman fold protein, translated as MNQILMRYLILFKHLFKSSIQLTYGVWKISHLPAPIVTIFGGARLKQTDFFAQKAHELSHRLVQANISVISGGGTGIMEAVNCGAIFKKTEKMKMRTLGITVKGLEPLNVCAKNFITLDHFFARKWLMINYSVAFAVFPGGFGTLDEFAEVITLLQTQKLLPGVPVILFGRDYWDPFMNWLHESALKYGLVSLEDINLIRITDDVYEAFCLLQERCELCKKCIAELNNKWEQK; from the coding sequence ATGAATCAGATTTTAATGCGCTATTTAATTTTATTTAAGCATCTGTTTAAATCAAGCATTCAATTAACTTATGGTGTTTGGAAAATATCACATTTGCCTGCACCAATTGTGACTATATTTGGTGGTGCACGGTTAAAACAAACTGATTTTTTTGCACAAAAGGCGCATGAGTTGAGCCATCGATTAGTGCAGGCAAATATTTCAGTTATTAGTGGTGGCGGCACTGGTATTATGGAGGCAGTGAATTGTGGCGCAATTTTTAAGAAAACAGAAAAAATGAAAATGCGAACTTTAGGGATCACTGTGAAAGGTTTGGAGCCTCTAAATGTTTGTGCAAAAAATTTTATAACGCTTGATCATTTTTTTGCACGAAAATGGTTGATGATTAATTACTCAGTGGCTTTTGCAGTTTTTCCTGGAGGTTTTGGTACGCTTGATGAATTTGCGGAAGTTATAACTTTATTACAAACGCAAAAATTATTACCAGGTGTTCCCGTAATACTATTTGGAAGAGATTATTGGGATCCATTTATGAATTGGCTTCATGAATCTGCCTTAAAATATGGCTTAGTATCGTTAGAAGATATTAACTTGATACGCATTACTGATGATGTGTATGAAGCATTTTGTTTGTTGCAAGAACGCTGCGAACTATGCAAGAAATGTATTGCTGAATTAAACAATAAATGGGAGCAAAAATGA
- a CDS encoding TIGR00730 family Rossman fold protein — protein sequence MNWQVIKDAFFYLGNFPTYVYGLWTLHRINKPIVTIFGGKRMKQDSIYYNQAFELGKKLIAAGFGVITGGGPGIMEAGLCGAREQGEKYSLGIGVAGVDIEFESVCNQKTIFLHDFAHRKQLLIYYSVAFIIFPGGIGTLDELLEVMNLMKTNKIKIMPIILINKEYWQLFLNWFQMAVNKGYVNKKYADILHVTDNIDDVLNILAKKTKGAHG from the coding sequence ATGAATTGGCAAGTAATAAAAGATGCTTTTTTTTATCTTGGCAATTTCCCTACCTATGTATATGGCTTATGGACTTTACATCGAATAAATAAACCAATTGTGACAATCTTTGGTGGAAAGCGAATGAAACAGGATTCAATATATTACAATCAGGCTTTTGAGCTAGGAAAAAAATTAATTGCCGCCGGTTTTGGGGTAATTACGGGAGGTGGCCCTGGTATTATGGAAGCGGGATTATGCGGTGCACGAGAACAAGGAGAAAAGTATTCATTGGGAATTGGGGTTGCTGGTGTTGATATTGAATTTGAATCGGTATGCAATCAGAAAACCATTTTTTTGCATGATTTTGCACATCGCAAACAATTGCTTATTTATTATTCAGTAGCATTCATAATATTTCCAGGAGGGATTGGTACATTAGATGAGCTTTTAGAAGTAATGAATTTAATGAAAACAAATAAAATTAAAATAATGCCAATTATTTTAATCAACAAAGAATATTGGCAATTGTTTTTAAATTGGTTTCAAATGGCTGTTAATAAAGGATATGTTAATAAAAAATATGCTGATATACTTCATGTGACAGATAATATTGATGATGTTTTAAATATTTTAGCCAAAAAAACTAAAGGAGCACATGGGTGA
- a CDS encoding EamA family transporter, with protein MGDEHIWIFLGVTSAFFAALVGIFNKLGVAHLDSTLAVMIYTFLTFLYLLLITIFNKKIYLLWHIDSQSLCYLFLSGLCGACSWLAYFFALKIAPISRISIIDRLTMIFLVLLSIGFGERFYWKTLIDLLIIMIGIIFIFLN; from the coding sequence ATGGGTGATGAGCATATATGGATTTTCTTAGGAGTTACATCAGCATTTTTTGCCGCATTAGTAGGCATTTTTAATAAACTTGGGGTGGCTCATCTTGATAGCACTTTAGCAGTAATGATTTATACTTTTCTTACTTTTCTTTATCTTCTTTTGATAACTATTTTTAACAAAAAAATTTATCTTCTTTGGCATATTGATTCTCAGTCTTTATGTTATTTGTTTTTATCTGGATTATGCGGTGCTTGTTCTTGGCTCGCTTATTTTTTTGCATTAAAAATTGCACCGATTTCTCGGATAAGTATCATTGATCGTCTTACAATGATTTTTTTAGTATTGTTATCAATTGGGTTTGGGGAGCGTTTTTACTGGAAAACACTTATTGATTTATTAATTATAATGATAGGAATAATTTTTATTTTTTTAAATTAA
- a CDS encoding HAD-IA family hydrolase, with product MNTNPNKAIFVFDLHDVLVKKNYPKILRYLVRHCYRIDLLCFFLSPSFIKHIIQLLTTSRVPEHYIVSTAKKYPKFSPFVDVIINMMNEQVPIDDTLGLVAELKNQGHPLYLFSNIGQRTFAQFKQRFPHIVNLFDDVAVAQENDNWIQKPYHEAFEKFIKKFNLSAHQCIFIDNNKRNINTARECGFNTILYQSPEKLAQTLKFKKILI from the coding sequence ATGAATACCAATCCAAATAAGGCTATCTTTGTTTTTGACTTACATGATGTTCTCGTAAAAAAAAATTATCCAAAAATTCTCCGTTATCTTGTTAGGCATTGTTATCGGATCGATTTACTCTGCTTTTTTTTATCACCTTCTTTTATAAAGCATATTATTCAATTACTCACTACAAGTCGCGTTCCAGAACATTATATTGTAAGCACTGCCAAAAAATATCCTAAATTTTCTCCGTTCGTTGATGTTATTATTAATATGATGAATGAACAGGTTCCTATTGATGATACATTAGGATTGGTAGCAGAATTAAAAAATCAAGGTCACCCACTGTATTTATTTTCAAATATTGGTCAGCGTACATTTGCACAATTCAAACAACGCTTTCCGCATATTGTAAATCTTTTTGATGATGTTGCAGTAGCACAAGAAAATGATAATTGGATTCAAAAGCCTTACCATGAAGCATTCGAAAAGTTTATTAAAAAATTTAATCTCTCAGCTCATCAATGCATTTTTATTGACAACAATAAAAGAAATATTAATACGGCGCGAGAATGTGGTTTTAACACTATTCTTTATCAATCTCCTGAAAAACTTGCTCAAACGCTTAAATTTAAAAAAATATTAATTTAA
- the uppS gene encoding polyprenyl diphosphate synthase, producing the protein MQHLACIMDGNRRWAKKNSLRPWLGHRKGAESIREVIKFCLNNNIHYLSLFTFSIENFNRSKQECTYLFNLITQEAQNHLGEFIQNGIRVRFIGNRALFPESTKSIIEQLEHKTEQNTQLNVNFLFCYGARQEIIDAIKMVVRKVKAGLLAEDEISEASFFDYLWTRGVPEPDLIIRTGGAVRLSNFLLYQSAYSEFYFLDCLWPDISQVHLQKALGYFNDCKRNFGS; encoded by the coding sequence ATGCAGCATCTAGCCTGTATTATGGATGGCAATCGTCGATGGGCAAAAAAAAATAGTTTAAGACCATGGCTAGGACATCGAAAAGGTGCTGAATCTATTCGTGAAGTAATCAAATTTTGTTTAAATAACAATATTCATTATTTATCTTTATTTACTTTTTCAATTGAAAATTTTAATAGATCTAAGCAAGAATGCACTTATCTTTTTAACTTAATTACACAAGAAGCTCAAAATCATTTAGGTGAATTTATTCAAAATGGTATACGAGTACGATTTATTGGTAATCGTGCATTATTTCCTGAATCAACTAAATCTATAATTGAGCAATTAGAACACAAAACTGAACAAAATACGCAATTGAATGTGAACTTTTTATTTTGTTATGGTGCTCGTCAAGAAATTATTGATGCAATCAAAATGGTTGTACGTAAAGTGAAAGCAGGCTTGCTTGCAGAAGATGAAATCTCTGAAGCATCTTTTTTTGATTATTTATGGACTCGTGGAGTACCGGAGCCGGATCTTATTATTCGAACTGGCGGTGCCGTGCGATTAAGTAATTTTTTATTGTATCAATCAGCGTATTCTGAATTTTATTTTTTAGATTGTTTATGGCCAGATATATCTCAAGTACATTTACAAA